Proteins from a genomic interval of Cucumis melo cultivar AY chromosome 7, USDA_Cmelo_AY_1.0, whole genome shotgun sequence:
- the LOC103487537 gene encoding uncharacterized protein LOC103487537 codes for MEDSGSPAPPNSLPQAQHNISPAVRSRRKPPSPQELISHYESQGHTSHDASIKVIDDLQNALFKIISSGRGKKDKLLLETSRKIDATNSRLAVLDLKLDSKPGYAETFALGLASGSVLNGLGTVMPHVFGALTNIWSSVTNLTKHS; via the coding sequence ATGGAAGATTCAGGTTCACCAGCGCCTCCAAATTCTCTCCCCCAAGCCCAACACAACATTTCTCCAGCAGTAAGAAGTAGAAGAAAGCCTCCTTCCCCACAGGAACTCATATCCCACTACGAATCCCAAGGCCATACTTCTCATGATGCTTCAATCAAGGTAATTGATGACCTTCAGAATGCTCTCTTCAAAATCATCTCCTCCGGCAGAGGCAAAAAGGACAAGCTTCTGCTTGAGACCTCCAGGAAAATCGATGCTACCAATAGTCGTCTTGCCGTTCTCGACCTCAAGTTGGATTCCAAGCCAGGTTATGCCGAGACTTTTGCCCTAGGTTTGGCTTCTGGGTCTGTTTTGAATGGACTTGGGACTGTGATGCCCCATGTTTTTGGGGCTCTCACCAATATTTGGAGTTCCGTTACTAATCTTACTAAGCATTCTTGA